One Pasteurella dagmatis DNA segment encodes these proteins:
- the trpB gene encoding tryptophan synthase subunit beta: MSETLLNPYFGEFGGMYVPEILVPVLKELEKAFVDAQQDHQFQEEFLDLLKNYAGRPTALTLCRNLTKGSKTKLYLKREDLLHGGAHKTNQVLGQILLAKRMGKTRIIAETGAGQHGVATALACAMLGMPCQIYMGAKDVERQSPNVFRMRLMGANVTAVNKGSSSLKDACCEAMRDWAENYENTHYLLGTAAGPHPFPTIVREFQKVIGEETKRQILEQEGRLPDAVIAAVGGGSNAIGIFTDFIDEEKVQLIGIEPAGKGIATGQHGAPLRHGTTGIYFGMKAPLMQTKDGQIEESYSISAGLDFPSVGPQHAYLHAIGRASYESITDDEALNAFQQLARHEGIIPALESSHALAYALKLIEKNPEKEQLLVVNLSGRGDKDIFTVDKILSEKGVF; encoded by the coding sequence ATGTCTGAAACTTTGCTTAATCCTTATTTTGGTGAATTTGGCGGAATGTATGTGCCAGAAATTCTCGTCCCAGTACTAAAGGAATTAGAAAAAGCCTTTGTGGACGCTCAACAAGATCATCAATTTCAAGAAGAATTCCTCGATTTATTAAAAAATTATGCGGGTCGTCCTACAGCCCTAACCTTATGCCGAAATTTAACCAAAGGCAGTAAAACCAAGCTATATCTCAAACGTGAGGATCTTCTACACGGTGGCGCACACAAAACTAATCAAGTTTTAGGACAAATTTTGTTAGCAAAACGAATGGGAAAAACACGTATTATTGCCGAAACAGGTGCAGGTCAACACGGTGTTGCCACTGCCCTTGCTTGTGCAATGCTCGGTATGCCTTGCCAAATTTATATGGGAGCAAAAGATGTCGAACGTCAATCACCTAATGTCTTTCGTATGCGTTTAATGGGCGCAAATGTTACTGCTGTTAATAAAGGCTCTTCATCACTAAAAGATGCTTGTTGCGAAGCAATGCGTGATTGGGCTGAAAATTATGAAAATACACATTATCTATTGGGAACTGCTGCCGGTCCACACCCTTTCCCAACCATTGTGCGTGAGTTTCAAAAAGTGATTGGAGAAGAAACTAAACGTCAAATCTTGGAACAGGAAGGTCGCTTACCAGATGCAGTTATTGCTGCTGTAGGTGGTGGTTCAAATGCTATTGGTATATTTACTGATTTTATTGATGAAGAAAAAGTCCAGTTAATCGGTATCGAACCTGCGGGTAAAGGCATAGCAACAGGTCAGCACGGTGCGCCGTTACGCCATGGTACAACGGGAATTTACTTTGGGATGAAAGCACCATTAATGCAAACTAAAGATGGACAAATTGAAGAATCTTACTCAATATCTGCAGGTTTAGATTTTCCATCTGTTGGGCCCCAACACGCCTATTTACACGCTATTGGGCGTGCAAGTTATGAATCTATTACGGATGATGAAGCCTTAAATGCCTTTCAGCAATTAGCACGTCACGAAGGTATTATACCAGCATTAGAAAGTTCGCACGCATTAGCTTATGCTTTAAAACTGATAGAAAAGAATCCAGAAAAAGAACAATTATTAGTCGTTAATTTATCTGGACGTGGAGACAAAGATATTTTCACAGTTGATAAAATTTTATCTGAAAAAGGAGTTTTCTAA